One segment of Thermococcus sp. AM4 DNA contains the following:
- a CDS encoding ATP-binding protein, translating into MLFDPRPKSRREEIFDREKELNSLIKGVEEYPITVLIGIRRVGKSSLLRVTLNEFDGLGLYLDARRLYASGGGMISPAVLVDEIRKILLGKGRFGFLSGIKLESVNLAGIRLKPKETTIIDVFELLNGLGEKFGRVVLAFDEAQYLRFYGPRGGKDLLAGIAYAYDSLPNLGFVFTGSEVGLLHDFIGIDDYSSPLFGRVYEEVEVKPFPRELSEAFLREGFEEVGLRVREEEIKRAVDELDGIPGWLVEFGFNYWKSGSFERAMERTVERARAMIREELLELEKRSPRYSLILRAIAMGLSRWREVKDYVEAKSGPVTNARLSALLKNLEKMGWVRKENGEYRIIDPLVEKILKG; encoded by the coding sequence ATGCTGTTTGACCCGAGGCCGAAGAGCAGGAGGGAGGAGATTTTCGACAGGGAGAAGGAGCTGAACTCGCTGATTAAAGGGGTTGAGGAGTATCCAATAACGGTTCTCATCGGAATCCGGAGGGTGGGGAAGAGTTCCCTCCTGAGGGTGACTCTTAATGAATTTGACGGTCTCGGCCTTTACCTCGACGCGAGGAGACTCTATGCATCCGGTGGAGGGATGATAAGCCCCGCCGTTCTTGTGGATGAGATTAGAAAGATACTCCTTGGAAAGGGCAGGTTTGGTTTTCTGAGCGGGATAAAGCTTGAGAGCGTTAATTTGGCCGGGATAAGACTCAAACCTAAGGAGACAACGATAATAGATGTCTTTGAACTCCTGAACGGCCTCGGGGAGAAGTTCGGGAGGGTCGTCTTGGCTTTCGATGAGGCCCAGTATCTTCGATTCTACGGACCGAGGGGTGGAAAAGACCTCTTAGCGGGGATAGCCTACGCCTACGACTCCCTGCCAAACCTCGGGTTCGTGTTTACCGGCTCAGAGGTCGGCCTCCTCCACGATTTCATAGGTATAGACGACTACTCAAGTCCGCTCTTCGGCAGGGTCTACGAAGAAGTTGAAGTTAAGCCATTTCCGAGGGAACTCTCAGAGGCTTTCCTGCGGGAAGGATTTGAAGAAGTCGGCTTAAGAGTTCGGGAAGAAGAAATAAAGAGAGCTGTCGATGAGCTCGACGGCATTCCGGGCTGGCTCGTGGAGTTTGGGTTTAACTACTGGAAGAGCGGAAGTTTCGAGAGGGCCATGGAGAGAACCGTTGAGAGGGCCCGGGCAATGATACGGGAAGAGCTCCTTGAACTCGAAAAGCGCTCTCCAAGGTACTCCCTAATCCTCAGGGCGATAGCAATGGGCCTCTCACGCTGGAGGGAGGTTAAGGACTACGTGGAAGCAAAAAGCGGGCCGGTAACGAACGCGAGACTATCTGCGCTCCTGAAGAACCTTGAGAAAATGGGCTGGGTGAGGAAAGAAAACGGGGAGTACAGGATAATAGACCCCCTAGTGGAAAAAATATTGAAGGGCTAA
- a CDS encoding arginine--tRNA ligase has protein sequence MVYKEIQERARLSLKKALDEMLTEAGKEWDGEITFDDTPSLELGDFGTAIAFQLARVFRKAPKLIAEELVERIEKPEGIVEVKAVNGYINFYVDYSYFGRELVGEILGKGEAYGESEIGRDKKVIVEHTSVNPTKPLHMGHARNAVLGDTMARIMRRLGYKVEVQNYIDDLGVQFAQVLWGYLNMKEEFERIEAELREKGLKEDFIDHVMGLLYVEVNKRIEENPEVDKEVRELMKKLEEGNNEIAEIGRKLAERVVKAQMLTTYRMGIAYDLLSWESDIMRSGIFEEAYQLIESNENFFWGKEGKYKGAFVMDLRKLFPEMKNPFLVLKRSDGTATYTGKDIAYHLWKFGKVKADMLYKLWDKTESHETWTTAPDGEKMPGRFGRGDIVINVIGAEQRHPQMAIKYALQLLGFEESAENFHHLAYEHVVRPEGKFSGRKGTWVGFTVDEVLNEAVQRARELVEGKNPNLSEEEKDRIAEAVGVGAVRFNLVKYSPDKVITFRWEDVLNFEGESAPYIQYAHARCASILRKAGESGVETDWKALLEKADFSKLTLREKELIKLLAKFPEVIESAGRDIKPHLVPAYLNELASLFNKFYMDHPVLKAEEGVKEERLLLVLAVKQVLRNGLELLGIEAPEKM, from the coding sequence ATGGTCTATAAGGAGATACAGGAGAGGGCGAGGCTTTCTCTGAAGAAGGCACTCGACGAGATGCTCACCGAGGCCGGAAAGGAGTGGGACGGCGAGATAACCTTTGATGACACGCCAAGCCTCGAGCTCGGCGACTTCGGAACGGCCATAGCGTTTCAGCTCGCAAGGGTCTTCAGGAAGGCCCCGAAGCTCATAGCGGAGGAGCTCGTCGAGCGCATCGAGAAGCCCGAGGGCATAGTCGAGGTTAAGGCGGTTAACGGCTACATTAACTTCTACGTTGACTACTCCTACTTCGGGCGCGAGCTGGTTGGGGAAATCCTCGGCAAAGGCGAAGCCTACGGTGAGAGCGAAATCGGAAGGGACAAAAAGGTCATCGTCGAGCACACCTCAGTCAATCCGACCAAACCGCTCCACATGGGGCACGCGAGGAACGCGGTTCTCGGCGACACGATGGCGAGGATTATGCGCAGGCTCGGTTACAAGGTTGAAGTCCAGAACTACATCGACGACCTCGGAGTGCAGTTCGCGCAGGTTCTCTGGGGCTACCTCAACATGAAGGAGGAGTTCGAGAGGATTGAGGCAGAGCTGAGGGAGAAGGGCCTGAAGGAGGACTTCATAGACCACGTCATGGGTCTGCTCTACGTCGAGGTCAACAAGCGCATCGAGGAGAACCCAGAGGTGGATAAAGAGGTTCGTGAGCTTATGAAGAAACTCGAAGAGGGAAACAACGAGATAGCCGAAATCGGAAGAAAATTGGCGGAGCGCGTCGTTAAAGCTCAGATGCTCACGACCTACAGAATGGGCATCGCCTACGACCTGCTCAGCTGGGAGAGCGACATAATGCGGAGCGGAATCTTCGAGGAGGCCTACCAACTAATCGAGTCCAACGAGAACTTCTTCTGGGGGAAAGAGGGCAAGTACAAGGGAGCGTTTGTAATGGACCTCAGGAAGCTCTTCCCGGAGATGAAGAACCCCTTCCTCGTTCTCAAAAGGAGCGATGGAACGGCAACCTACACCGGCAAGGACATAGCCTATCACCTCTGGAAGTTCGGCAAGGTAAAGGCTGACATGCTCTACAAGCTCTGGGACAAAACGGAGAGCCATGAGACCTGGACCACCGCCCCTGACGGAGAGAAGATGCCCGGCAGGTTCGGCAGGGGGGACATCGTGATAAACGTCATCGGAGCGGAGCAGAGGCACCCCCAGATGGCGATTAAGTACGCCCTCCAGCTCCTCGGCTTCGAGGAAAGCGCGGAGAACTTCCACCACTTAGCTTACGAGCACGTCGTTAGGCCAGAGGGCAAGTTCTCGGGCAGAAAGGGAACCTGGGTCGGCTTCACCGTTGACGAGGTTCTCAACGAGGCCGTTCAGAGGGCGAGGGAACTGGTTGAGGGGAAGAACCCGAACCTGAGCGAGGAGGAGAAGGATAGGATAGCCGAAGCCGTTGGAGTCGGCGCGGTTCGCTTCAACCTCGTCAAGTACAGCCCTGACAAGGTCATAACCTTCCGCTGGGAGGATGTGCTTAACTTTGAGGGGGAGAGCGCGCCTTACATACAGTACGCCCACGCCCGCTGTGCGTCAATCCTGAGGAAGGCCGGGGAGAGCGGAGTCGAGACCGACTGGAAGGCTCTCCTTGAGAAGGCTGACTTTTCAAAGCTCACCCTCCGCGAAAAGGAGCTCATCAAGCTCCTCGCGAAGTTCCCGGAGGTAATAGAGAGCGCGGGCAGGGACATCAAGCCCCACCTGGTTCCGGCCTACCTCAACGAGCTGGCTTCACTCTTCAACAAGTTCTACATGGACCACCCGGTGCTCAAGGCCGAGGAGGGCGTAAAAGAGGAGCGCCTGCTCCTCGTTTTAGCTGTGAAGCAGGTGCTCAGGAACGGGCTGGAGTTACTCGGCATAGAGGCGCCGGAGAAGATGTGA
- a CDS encoding lipoate protein ligase C-terminal domain-containing protein, giving the protein MKHHVGEHKAKKGLIRIEFDEENGIAEHVKITGDFFVHPEETVHELEKKLEGHRLDELEHLIDEFFAMRLDVEMPYVNVEDFKIALKKALEG; this is encoded by the coding sequence ATGAAGCACCACGTCGGTGAGCACAAGGCCAAGAAGGGTCTCATTAGGATTGAGTTCGACGAGGAGAACGGGATAGCCGAGCACGTTAAGATTACGGGGGACTTCTTCGTTCACCCGGAGGAGACCGTCCACGAGCTCGAGAAGAAGCTTGAAGGGCACCGCCTTGACGAGCTCGAGCACCTGATTGACGAGTTCTTTGCTATGCGCCTTGACGTTGAGATGCCCTACGTGAACGTCGAGGACTTCAAGATTGCCCTTAAGAAGGCACTGGAGGGGTGA
- a CDS encoding stage II sporulation protein M: MRLSLGERAKELVINQLIRLAIGFVVSAFLGVLVAVVFPKTATNLFVDIGKSIAGKVGDREGFGAFLSIYVNNLTVATSAYALGIFFGIVPWIIVLINGFILGLVLAVVVSMGLISPVTAMLAVLPHGILEIPAILLAAAAGILVYRGTLKREGLDVVYDSLKLYALSAVLLLVAAFIEAFITPRVAGL, translated from the coding sequence GTGAGGCTCTCGCTGGGAGAGAGGGCCAAGGAGCTGGTCATAAATCAGCTCATTCGACTGGCGATCGGGTTCGTGGTGAGCGCCTTTCTGGGCGTTCTTGTTGCTGTCGTTTTTCCCAAAACCGCTACGAACCTCTTCGTTGATATCGGGAAGTCTATAGCCGGTAAAGTTGGAGATCGGGAGGGTTTTGGCGCTTTCCTGTCGATATACGTCAACAACCTCACCGTCGCAACCTCCGCGTACGCCCTCGGTATATTCTTCGGCATCGTGCCCTGGATCATCGTTCTGATAAACGGGTTCATCCTCGGCCTCGTTTTGGCAGTCGTCGTATCAATGGGTCTCATCAGTCCGGTAACGGCGATGCTAGCCGTGCTCCCCCATGGGATACTCGAAATTCCCGCGATACTGCTGGCAGCGGCGGCTGGAATTCTGGTTTACAGGGGAACTTTGAAAAGGGAGGGCCTTGATGTTGTTTACGACTCGCTGAAGCTCTACGCCCTCTCCGCCGTCCTGCTCCTCGTGGCGGCGTTCATAGAGGCGTTCATAACGCCCAGGGTCGCCGGACTCTAA
- a CDS encoding radical SAM protein yields MIELRLPNSRFEDLGDSVRLIWRETLYADFPKRELERVIRKKYRVSPQITAREGALIIDTDYEKVEGFIALYIQNNLGALLRNRYTKRKVLYIHEGLDVPLLGYNAFGLIDRGTNLIQIRGVSGCNLSCIFCSVDEGPYSRTRKLDYVVDIDYLMKWFDEVARIKGKGLEAHLDGQGEPLIYPFRVELVQALREHPNVSVISMQSNGTLLTDKLVEELAEAGLDRVNLSIHSLDPEKAKMLMGMKSYDLEHVLEMAEALVNAGIDVLIAPVIIFGINDDEAEAFIEFARKIGAGKRWPALGFQNYVPYKFGRNPVIAKTVPFKEFYAWLRGLEEKTGMRPLVLKPSHFGMEKREFIPLAFRPGEVVKAEVVLPGRIEGEMLAKARNRLIEVVGTKAQVGDRIRVRIVRTRHGIYIGREV; encoded by the coding sequence ATGATAGAGCTCCGCCTGCCGAACTCACGCTTTGAGGATCTCGGTGATAGCGTAAGGCTGATCTGGCGCGAGACCCTCTACGCCGACTTCCCAAAGCGAGAGCTTGAACGGGTCATTCGGAAGAAGTACCGCGTCTCGCCCCAAATAACTGCCAGAGAAGGCGCGCTGATCATAGACACCGACTACGAGAAGGTTGAAGGCTTCATAGCGCTCTACATCCAGAACAACCTCGGAGCCCTGCTGAGGAACCGCTACACGAAGAGAAAGGTCCTCTACATCCATGAAGGGCTTGATGTCCCGCTCCTCGGCTACAACGCCTTTGGCCTAATAGACCGGGGAACGAACCTCATCCAGATAAGGGGCGTGAGCGGCTGTAACCTGAGCTGCATCTTCTGCTCCGTTGATGAGGGGCCGTATTCGCGAACCAGAAAGCTCGACTACGTCGTCGATATCGACTACCTGATGAAGTGGTTCGACGAGGTCGCGAGGATAAAGGGAAAGGGATTGGAGGCCCATCTCGACGGTCAAGGGGAACCTCTTATCTACCCCTTCCGCGTCGAGCTCGTTCAGGCGTTGCGGGAGCACCCGAACGTTTCAGTAATCTCCATGCAGAGCAACGGGACGCTTTTAACTGACAAGCTCGTTGAAGAGCTAGCCGAGGCGGGCCTCGACAGGGTGAACCTGTCAATCCACTCCCTCGACCCTGAAAAGGCGAAGATGCTAATGGGAATGAAGAGCTATGATCTGGAGCACGTTCTGGAGATGGCCGAGGCTCTTGTGAATGCTGGAATAGACGTCCTCATCGCCCCGGTCATAATCTTCGGGATCAACGACGACGAGGCGGAGGCCTTCATAGAGTTCGCCAGAAAAATCGGTGCCGGAAAGCGCTGGCCTGCCCTCGGCTTCCAGAACTACGTCCCCTACAAGTTCGGCAGGAACCCCGTCATAGCCAAGACCGTCCCCTTCAAGGAGTTCTACGCCTGGCTGAGAGGACTGGAGGAGAAAACCGGGATGAGGCCCCTCGTCCTGAAGCCGAGCCACTTCGGCATGGAAAAGCGGGAGTTCATTCCCCTCGCTTTCCGGCCCGGAGAAGTCGTCAAGGCGGAGGTCGTCCTCCCTGGAAGGATTGAAGGTGAAATGCTCGCAAAAGCCAGGAACAGGCTCATCGAGGTCGTTGGAACGAAGGCTCAGGTCGGCGACAGGATAAGGGTGCGGATAGTGAGGACGAGGCACGGGATTTACATCGGAAGGGAAGTCTGA
- a CDS encoding ACT domain-containing protein, with amino-acid sequence MWGKIEHYFDEYPVRKLIAKTLLKYGLRVSDDLKIKAGDIEVPYTKIAKALDVDRRVVKETVSMILKIPDLREIYTNLEPTVHMKHVSRHVGYGVIEIEPEPRAVGILAKIAQKIADRGINIVQVVAEDPELYPEATLTIITEKPIPGDLINELSKLEGVKRISIY; translated from the coding sequence ATGTGGGGAAAGATCGAGCACTACTTTGACGAGTACCCCGTGAGGAAGCTCATAGCGAAGACGCTCCTTAAGTATGGCCTCAGGGTTTCGGACGACCTCAAGATAAAGGCCGGTGACATCGAGGTGCCCTACACGAAGATAGCCAAGGCCCTCGACGTCGACAGGAGAGTCGTCAAGGAGACCGTCAGCATGATACTCAAGATCCCTGACTTGAGGGAGATCTACACGAACCTTGAGCCAACGGTCCATATGAAGCACGTTAGCAGGCACGTTGGCTACGGTGTCATCGAGATCGAACCCGAGCCGAGGGCCGTGGGGATACTCGCCAAGATAGCACAGAAAATAGCGGACAGGGGGATAAACATCGTCCAGGTCGTTGCGGAGGATCCAGAGCTCTATCCCGAGGCGACGCTCACGATAATCACGGAGAAACCGATTCCGGGCGATCTCATCAACGAGCTCTCCAAACTTGAGGGAGTGAAGAGGATTTCGATATACTGA
- a CDS encoding Na+/H+ antiporter subunit E produces the protein MEEAGKISRYLYTVIVLFLIWLFLTASTDPQELAMGLVFSLLIGAFTYPIFTTRGLANLHPRRVAYAIAYVPYFLWAMIMANLDVAYRVLHPARPIRPGIVHCKTVLKTNPGKLALANSITLTPGTITLDVDGENYFIHWIWVPDEVLHAESDEEHVERASSSITAPFEKFLRVIFG, from the coding sequence ATGGAAGAAGCGGGCAAAATAAGCAGGTACCTGTACACAGTGATCGTCCTGTTCTTGATATGGCTGTTCCTAACGGCAAGCACGGATCCACAGGAACTTGCGATGGGATTGGTGTTTTCCCTGCTGATAGGGGCCTTCACGTATCCGATCTTCACGACCAGAGGCCTGGCAAACCTCCATCCCCGAAGGGTCGCCTACGCGATAGCGTACGTACCCTACTTCCTGTGGGCCATGATCATGGCCAACCTCGACGTGGCTTACAGGGTTCTCCATCCGGCAAGGCCGATAAGGCCGGGCATAGTCCACTGTAAGACCGTCCTGAAGACGAACCCCGGCAAGCTCGCCCTGGCCAACTCGATAACCCTCACGCCGGGAACCATAACCCTCGACGTCGACGGTGAAAACTACTTCATCCACTGGATCTGGGTTCCTGATGAGGTTCTCCACGCGGAGAGCGATGAGGAGCACGTTGAGAGGGCCTCCTCCAGCATAACGGCCCCCTTTGAAAAGTTCCTGAGGGTGATCTTCGGATGA
- a CDS encoding monovalent cation/H+ antiporter complex subunit F has product MIGINVYLALIAIATLLSMYRVFRGPTTVDRLVAVDIMTTITTGLMVLFALYYKRMIFLDVALVYAVLAFGGVIAFARYMEGGL; this is encoded by the coding sequence ATGATAGGGATAAACGTCTATCTCGCACTCATAGCGATTGCAACGCTCCTGAGCATGTACAGGGTCTTCAGAGGGCCAACGACCGTGGACAGGCTCGTGGCGGTTGATATAATGACCACCATAACCACGGGCCTGATGGTGCTATTCGCCCTCTACTACAAGCGCATGATCTTCCTGGACGTGGCTCTGGTTTACGCAGTTCTGGCGTTTGGAGGCGTTATAGCCTTCGCGCGCTACATGGAGGGAGGCCTATGA
- the mnhG gene encoding monovalent cation/H(+) antiporter subunit G, whose product MNALAIIGEILVLIGTFFYFLSALGLIRMPDVYNRMQTSTKSATLGSLGVMIGVGLWALGSSFGSVAWLTKTIVIAVFLLLTNPISAHALIRAAYKSGIPLWHGSVVDKYHEYIASKTGAENAEETAEEVSE is encoded by the coding sequence ATGAACGCTCTCGCAATCATCGGTGAGATCCTGGTCCTCATAGGAACGTTCTTCTACTTCCTCTCGGCGCTCGGTCTGATCAGGATGCCCGACGTTTACAACAGGATGCAGACCTCGACGAAGAGCGCGACCCTCGGAAGCCTCGGCGTCATGATAGGCGTTGGCCTCTGGGCCCTCGGAAGCAGCTTCGGAAGCGTTGCCTGGCTCACCAAGACGATAGTCATCGCGGTTTTCCTGCTCCTCACCAACCCGATAAGCGCCCACGCGCTCATAAGGGCCGCCTACAAGAGCGGAATTCCCCTCTGGCACGGCAGCGTCGTTGACAAGTACCACGAGTACATAGCGAGCAAGACCGGGGCCGAGAATGCTGAAGAGACTGCTGAGGAGGTGAGCGAATGA
- a CDS encoding DUF4040 domain-containing protein, with translation MNCITCVEYIIVALMILSAVLAVEWRDLLAAAVGMAAVSLFASILFFMLQAPDVAMTEAAIGAALSGAVFIFAIKRTQRFETEDEEKPGWWVRW, from the coding sequence ATGAACTGTATCACCTGCGTTGAGTACATAATCGTCGCCCTCATGATCCTTTCGGCGGTTCTCGCGGTCGAGTGGCGCGACCTCTTAGCGGCAGCCGTTGGAATGGCCGCGGTTAGCCTCTTCGCGTCGATCCTGTTCTTCATGCTCCAGGCCCCGGACGTGGCAATGACCGAGGCTGCCATAGGCGCTGCCCTCAGCGGTGCCGTGTTCATCTTCGCAATCAAGAGAACCCAGCGCTTTGAAACCGAGGATGAGGAGAAGCCCGGCTGGTGGGTGAGGTGGTGA
- a CDS encoding Na(+)/H(+) antiporter subunit B, with protein MIKRALAIITLLIIGYWLAQGLAGVPFGQDKMLVGRYYLEHVKEQTGAVNAVTAVVVNYRGFDTLGEVTVLFIASTGVGALLWRKKKKRTARTEGSVVLTTGTSLLFPFVVLFGAYIFIHGHLTPGGGFPGGATIATAFLLLYMAFVTYEIPHKVFEKTEGLAGMGYVAVGLIGLAIGGYFLFDWIWQTWGWGQSNIGRLFSGGFIPIIYTLIGIKVGTELSGIIDNMLKEGVSE; from the coding sequence ATGATCAAGCGCGCACTCGCGATAATCACCCTGCTCATAATCGGTTATTGGCTTGCCCAGGGTTTGGCAGGCGTTCCCTTCGGGCAGGACAAGATGCTCGTTGGCAGGTACTACCTCGAACACGTTAAGGAGCAGACCGGTGCGGTAAACGCAGTTACAGCCGTTGTCGTCAACTACCGTGGTTTCGATACGCTCGGTGAGGTTACCGTGCTCTTCATAGCATCAACCGGTGTTGGTGCACTTCTCTGGAGGAAGAAGAAAAAGAGAACTGCCAGAACAGAGGGTTCCGTTGTCCTGACGACGGGGACTTCTCTGCTGTTCCCCTTCGTGGTTCTCTTCGGTGCATACATCTTCATTCACGGACACCTCACACCGGGTGGAGGATTCCCGGGAGGAGCGACCATCGCCACCGCCTTCCTGCTGCTCTACATGGCCTTCGTCACCTACGAGATCCCGCACAAGGTCTTCGAGAAGACCGAGGGGCTGGCGGGAATGGGCTACGTTGCGGTCGGTCTCATAGGCCTAGCCATAGGCGGCTACTTCCTCTTCGACTGGATATGGCAGACCTGGGGCTGGGGGCAGAGCAACATCGGCAGGCTCTTCAGCGGCGGCTTCATACCGATAATCTACACGCTGATAGGCATCAAGGTGGGAACTGAACTGAGCGGCATCATCGACAACATGCTCAAGGAGGGGGTGAGCGAATGA
- a CDS encoding NADH-quinone oxidoreductase subunit K, translated as MNVPHISVYYFGAIALVLIGLYAVLVKKNVLKMLIGLSIMETGVNLLLISIGYVSGRSAPILSEGITASKAVDPIPQALVLTAIVIGVATTAMALSVAIILYEKYGTLNVEEIRRLRG; from the coding sequence ATGAACGTTCCCCACATAAGCGTCTACTACTTTGGCGCGATAGCCCTCGTGCTCATTGGCCTCTACGCGGTCCTCGTCAAGAAGAATGTCCTTAAGATGCTCATCGGGCTCAGCATTATGGAAACCGGCGTTAACCTGCTCCTCATAAGCATAGGCTACGTCTCGGGCAGGAGTGCGCCAATCCTGAGCGAAGGAATAACGGCTTCAAAGGCCGTCGATCCGATTCCGCAGGCGCTGGTTCTCACGGCGATAGTTATCGGTGTTGCCACGACCGCCATGGCCCTGAGCGTTGCCATAATCCTGTACGAGAAGTACGGAACGCTTAACGTTGAGGAGATAAGGAGGTTGAGAGGATGA
- a CDS encoding proton-conducting transporter membrane subunit, with translation MNAQYASLLIAVPLISAFFVPLIKGFGKRAVKYYLIAVTLIQTAIAGAVFVNVYRTGKPMIVMAGGWKPPVGINLYVGSFAALFVLIVAIISLFMAVFSLEAIETEPIDKYAMLFLLLMLGSTGMIATGDIFNLFVFMEITAITAYALTAYNKTGEAAEASLKYMILGGIGSSFFLIGIALIYGATGTLNMAQLAQLIGGVNGTVAQIGLALLIFGLAVEAELFPLNAWAPDAYQAAPHPVTVMFSAFVVKAGLYAAARLLYIMQNASGWGSVLKMVVIMAALTVFVAEFSALRQKDVKRMIAYSSISQVGMIAFALALGTQAGVEAGVFHMINHAIVKALLFLTVGYVGITLGGTGIEKFSGLGRRMPLTAFAITVGSLAAVGIPLFNIFWSKIRILIAGVEAGYTWGVALILGASVVEAVYYIRLIHTIWFGEGEGRIRENLAIGTIALFLVLLILFIGIYPNYFWTVSQKAGEDIFNVVNYVKNVPLMGVGP, from the coding sequence ATGAACGCGCAGTACGCTTCGCTCCTCATCGCGGTTCCGCTCATAAGTGCCTTCTTCGTTCCCCTGATCAAGGGATTCGGCAAGAGGGCGGTTAAGTACTACCTCATAGCGGTAACCCTGATCCAGACCGCAATCGCTGGAGCCGTCTTCGTAAACGTCTACCGCACCGGCAAGCCAATGATAGTCATGGCGGGCGGATGGAAGCCACCGGTTGGAATAAACCTCTACGTTGGTTCCTTCGCGGCACTCTTCGTCCTCATCGTCGCGATCATAAGCCTTTTCATGGCCGTCTTCAGCCTCGAGGCGATTGAGACCGAGCCCATCGACAAGTACGCCATGCTCTTCCTCCTGCTCATGCTCGGTTCGACGGGCATGATAGCGACCGGCGACATCTTCAACCTCTTCGTCTTCATGGAGATAACCGCAATAACTGCCTACGCGCTGACCGCCTACAACAAGACCGGTGAGGCGGCCGAGGCTTCGCTCAAGTACATGATCCTCGGTGGAATCGGCTCGAGCTTCTTCCTCATCGGCATAGCCCTGATCTACGGCGCGACCGGGACGCTCAACATGGCCCAGCTGGCCCAGCTAATCGGGGGAGTAAACGGCACGGTTGCCCAGATAGGCCTGGCCCTCCTCATCTTCGGCTTAGCGGTTGAGGCCGAGCTCTTCCCGCTCAACGCGTGGGCGCCAGACGCTTACCAGGCCGCCCCTCATCCGGTAACGGTCATGTTCTCTGCCTTCGTCGTCAAGGCCGGCCTTTACGCGGCCGCGAGGCTGCTCTACATAATGCAGAACGCCAGCGGCTGGGGTTCAGTGCTCAAGATGGTCGTCATAATGGCGGCGCTTACGGTGTTCGTTGCCGAGTTCTCGGCTCTGAGGCAGAAGGACGTCAAGAGGATGATAGCTTACTCCTCGATAAGCCAGGTTGGAATGATAGCCTTTGCCCTAGCCTTGGGCACGCAGGCGGGCGTCGAGGCTGGAGTCTTTCACATGATCAACCACGCCATAGTTAAGGCCCTCCTCTTCCTGACGGTCGGCTACGTTGGAATAACCCTCGGCGGAACCGGGATCGAGAAGTTCTCCGGCCTCGGCAGGAGGATGCCCCTGACGGCCTTCGCAATAACGGTCGGCTCCCTTGCCGCCGTTGGAATACCGCTGTTCAACATCTTCTGGAGCAAGATCAGGATCCTCATAGCGGGCGTAGAGGCGGGCTACACCTGGGGAGTCGCTTTGATCCTCGGTGCGAGCGTCGTCGAGGCCGTCTATTACATCAGGCTGATACACACGATATGGTTCGGAGAGGGCGAGGGAAGGATCAGGGAGAACCTCGCGATAGGCACCATCGCGCTCTTCCTGGTGCTGCTGATACTCTTCATAGGAATCTACCCCAACTACTTCTGGACGGTGTCCCAGAAGGCTGGAGAGGACATCTTCAACGTGGTTAACTACGTCAAGAACGTTCCGTTGATGGGGGTGGGACCATGA